Proteins found in one Pectobacterium atrosepticum genomic segment:
- a CDS encoding aromatic alcohol reductase: protein MNDRGTALKDILVLGAGQLGMAVLRALAPRARALPLSVTVLVSPSTINDPSEQGMATLTELRALGVDVIGFDLASDEHALIELFRNYKTVLNCSGFVAGPGTQMKITRAVLAANVTRYFPWQFGVDYDVVGRKSGHPVFDEQYDVRQLLRSQLGTEWVIVSTGMFTSFLFEPAFDVVDLDRGILHGLGSWDTKVTVTIPEDIGWLTTEILLGEPRWVNEVVYVAGDTISYGQLADVVERVTGKIFEKTLWTLDKLRRDLKVAPDDAMARYRAAFALGEGMWWDKSRTFNERNGYETVDVEHFLRMQLQK from the coding sequence GTGAATGACCGCGGAACAGCGTTGAAAGATATTCTTGTACTTGGCGCAGGGCAACTCGGTATGGCGGTATTGCGTGCTCTTGCACCGCGTGCGCGAGCCTTGCCGTTGTCGGTCACAGTACTCGTCTCGCCAAGTACAATTAACGATCCGTCGGAGCAGGGTATGGCAACACTGACCGAACTCCGTGCACTAGGGGTTGACGTTATCGGGTTCGATCTGGCCTCTGATGAACACGCTCTGATCGAGCTTTTCAGGAATTATAAGACGGTATTGAACTGTTCGGGATTCGTAGCAGGGCCGGGCACTCAAATGAAAATAACCAGAGCAGTGTTGGCTGCCAACGTCACGCGCTATTTCCCTTGGCAATTCGGTGTTGATTATGACGTCGTGGGTCGAAAAAGCGGCCATCCGGTTTTTGATGAACAGTATGACGTGAGACAGTTGCTACGTAGCCAGCTGGGCACCGAATGGGTGATTGTTTCGACCGGTATGTTCACGAGTTTCCTGTTTGAGCCCGCCTTCGATGTAGTGGATCTGGATCGCGGAATTCTTCACGGTCTGGGAAGTTGGGATACGAAGGTGACCGTGACGATCCCCGAAGATATTGGCTGGCTTACGACTGAAATCTTGCTGGGCGAACCACGATGGGTTAATGAGGTTGTCTACGTGGCAGGTGACACGATCTCATACGGGCAACTTGCTGATGTCGTTGAACGTGTCACAGGGAAGATCTTTGAGAAGACACTATGGACTCTGGACAAATTGCGCAGGGATCTGAAAGTTGCTCCAGATGACGCAATGGCACGCTACCGGGCCGCGTTTGCTTTGGGGGAGGGGATGTGGTGGGACAAATCCCGCACGTTCAATGAGCGTAATGGTTACGAGACGGTCGACGTCGAGCATTTCTTACGGATGCAGTTGCAAAAATAG